The following are encoded together in the Lathyrus oleraceus cultivar Zhongwan6 chromosome 3, CAAS_Psat_ZW6_1.0, whole genome shotgun sequence genome:
- the LOC127130793 gene encoding uncharacterized protein LOC127130793 → MKCYNCQRFGHFSRECRSKHKENDPDEAKVARQETDDENTLLVVIMEENNGMDSSRKLMDNNYCSTEKVQKMRSEKNALVTVRDGVQGSDEWYLDFGCSTHMTGRKDWFVKINQATRSRVRFADNTTLAADGVGDVLIMRRDGGHSLIKYVLYIPRIRCNLLSIDQLLERNYTIHMENKVLRVLDQNGVLILKAPMAANRTFKIELKVMEHRCLATSASREE, encoded by the coding sequence ATGAAGTGTTATAATTGTCAAAGGTTTGGGCATTTTTCGAGAGAGTGTCGCTCAAAACACAAGGAAAATGATCCGGATGAGGCTAAGGTAGCTAGGCAAGAAACGGATGATGAAAATACGCTTCTTGTGGTTATTATGGAGGAGAATAATGGCATGGACAGCAGTAGAAAGTTGATGGACAACAACTACTGCAGTACCGAAAAAGTGCAGAAAATGCGTTCGGAGAAAAACGCATTGGTAACGGTTCGAGATGGAGTTCAAGGTAGTGATGAGTGGTACTTGGATTTTGGTTGTTCGACTCATATGACTGGTAGAAAGGATTGGTTCGTGAAGATCAATCAAGCCACACGAAGTAGAGTGAGATTCGCAGATAACACGACTTTAGCGGCCGACGGTGTCggtgatgttttgatcatgagaaGGGATGGTGGTCATTCCTTGATCAAATATGTATTGTATATTCCTAGAATCAGATGTAATCTTTTAAGTATTGACCAATTGCTTGAAAGGAATTACACGATTCACATGGAAAATAAGGTTTTGCGTGTTTTGGACCAAaacggtgttttgatccttaaGGCTCCTATGGCTGCCAATAGAACTTTCAAGATTGAGTTGAAAGTTATGGAGCATAGGTGCTTAGCTACTTCTGCAAGTCGTGAAGAATGA
- the LOC127126918 gene encoding probably inactive leucine-rich repeat receptor-like protein kinase At5g48380, whose amino-acid sequence MKMVLSRVSVIVNFFLLMSCFIMTYGTESDILCLKRVKETLKDPNNYLQSWNFDNRTEGFICKFTGVECWHPDESRVLNLKLSNMGLKGEFPRGIQNCSSLTGLDLSLNSLSKTIPDDISSLVGYVVTLDLSSNDFTGEIPVSLSNCTYLNTLRLDQNQFTGQIPLQFASLTRIKTFSVSNNLLSGQVPNFKEGIVTKDNYANNSALCGGPLDACSGSSKTNTAVIAGAAVGGITLAALAVGVAMLFYVRHLSHRKKEEDPEENKWARIIKGTKKIKVSMFEKSISKMSLSDLMKATNNFSKSNVIGTGRSGTVYKAVLGDGTSLMVKRLLESQHSEQEFTAEMATLGTVRHRNLVPLLGFCLAKKERLLVYKNMPSGTLYDQLHPETGECAMEWSTRLKIAIGAAKGFAWLHHNCNPRIIHRNISSKCILLDANFEPKISDFGLARLMNPIDTHLSTFVNGEFGDLGYVAPEYTTTLVATPKGDVYSFGTVLLELVTGERPTHIAKAPETFKGNLVEWIMQLSVNSSLKEAIDESLTGKGVDHELFQFLKVACNCVTSTAKERPTMFEVYQFLREIGSKYNFITEDEIMVLTENGDAGKLEELIVAREA is encoded by the exons ATGAAGATGGTTTTGAGTAGGGTTTCTGTTATTGTTAATTTCTTTCTGCTGATGAGTTGTTTCATCATGACCTATGGTACTGAGAGTGACATATTATGCTTAAAAAGAGTAAAAGAAACACTTAAAGACCCAAACAATTACTTGCAATCTTGGAATTTCGACAATAGAACTGAAGGGTTTATTTGCAAGTTCACTGGTGTTGAATGTTGGCATCCTGATGAAAGTAGGGTTTTGAATCTCAAGCTTTCGAATATGGGACTTAAGGGAGAGTTTCCTCGTGGCATTCAAAATTGCTCGAGTTTAACAGGATTAGATCTTTCATTGAACAGTCTCTCCAAAACAATTCCAGATGATATATCTAGCCTTGTTGGATATGTGGTCACTCTTGATCTATCTTCGAATGATTTTACGGGAGAGATTCCTGTGTCGCTTTCTAATTGTACCTATCTTAATACTCTTAGACTCGATCAAAACCAATTCACTGGTCAAATTCCTCTACAATTTGCTTCATTGACGCGGATTAAGACGTTTAGTGTTTCGAATAATCTTTTGTCCGGACAAGTTCCGAATTTTAAGGAGGGTATAGTTACAAAAGATAATTATGCAAATAACTCAGCACTCTGCGGCGGTCCGTTGGATGCTTGCAGTGGGTCTTCGAAGACTAACACTGCGGTTATAGCCGGAGCAGCTGTTGGTGGTATCACTCTTGCAGCTTTAGCAGTGGGCGTTGCAATGCTTTTCTATGTGCGACATCTTTCGCACAGGAAAAAGGAAGAAGATCCCGAAGAAAACAAGTGGGCGAGAATCATAAAGGGAACCAAAAAAATTAAG GTTTCGATGTTTGAGAAGTCGATTTCGAAAATGAGCTTGAGTGATCTCATGAAGGCTACGAATAACTTCAGCAAAAGCAATGTCATTGGGACAGGAAGATCAGGAACGGTATACAAAGCTGTCCTCGGCGACGGCACATCACTCATGGTTAAGAGATTGCTGGAATCTCAACACTCAGAGCAAGAGTTTACGGCTGAGATGGCTACACTAGGAACAGTGCGACATCGAAACTTGGTTCCTCTTTTAGGTTTTTGCCTCGCCAAAAAGGAAAGACTTTTGGTCTATAAGAATATGCCAAGCGGTACTCTTTACGACCAACTACATCCTGAAACTGGCGAATGCGCTATGGAGTGGTCTACAAGGCTCAAAATCGCAATCGGAGCAGCCAAAGGATTCGCGTGGCTTCATCACAACTGCAATCCGCGTATCATCCACCGAAACATAAGCTCTAAGTGCATCTTATTGGACGCGAATTTCGAGCCGAAAATCTCCGATTTCGGCCTTGCCAGATTAATGAACCCGATCGATACTCATTTGAGTACTTTTGTAAACGGCGAGTTTGGTGATTTAGGCTACGTTGCTCCCGAGTATACAACAACTCTGGTGGCTACACCTAAGGGCGATGTTTACAGCTTTGGAACTGTGCTTCTCGAGCTGGTAACCGGCGAAAGACCTACACATATTGCGAAAGCTCCAGAAACTTTTAAAGGAAACTTGGTAGAATGGATCATGCAGCTATCAGTAAACTCAAGCCTAAAAGAAGCAATCGATGAATCACTAACTGGAAAAGGTGTCGATCATGAACTTTTTCAGTTTCTTAAGGTTGCATGCAACTGTGTTACTTCAACTGCAAAGGAGAGGCCGACGATGTTCGAAGTATATCAGTTTCTAAGAGAGATTGGAAGTAAATATAATTTCATAACAGAGGACGAGATAATGGTGCTTACAGAAAACGGCGATGCTGGTAAATTGGAAGAACTTATCGTTGCGCGCGAGGCGTAA
- the LOC127130794 gene encoding uncharacterized protein LOC127130794, which translates to MSLSNTSVAVLRQLMDDSNHELVNMLTNQMGTVFNPLIQEFAETNRQVANQLTRMCNFLGAPARQMTPMIRPTVPVQIEIGAAEEETVHEGQIIRPLQHQGVESGVAGRNQMVMVNRHQDADQIVNQHRQEDLSVENNLTTIVEKIMARNGMGATLQRPLYASPLAEFILQAEAPRGMKVPKYTKFGGESGESTIEHVARYLTESGDLAHNKCLRVKNFPSSLTKAAFTWFTSLAPSSIDSWAKLETKFHEQSLKARCFTQVPEHELVQMAAGGLDYSIRKKIDPTFVKSVSQLADRVRHLERLRLEKVRHNKSKKEKVAFVEYDATDPIREADYASSTELEIDVAELKPGSAYECRSLLSAQGKKSC; encoded by the exons ATGTCGTTGTCGAACACTTCAGTAGCGGTGTTGAGACAGCTAATGGACGATAGTAACCATGAATTGGTTAACATGTTGACCAACCAGATGGGCACAGTCTTTAATCCACTAATACAAGAATTCGCCgaaacaaataggcaggtggcGAACCAATTGACACGGATGTGCAATTTTCTGGGGGCACCGGCCCGACAGATGACGCCAATGATTAGACCGACGGTTCCTGTGCAGATAGAGATAGGGGCAGCGGAGGAGGAGACAGTCCACGAAGGACAAATCATTAGACCCCTTCAACATCAAGGCGTCGAATCGGGAGTCGCGGGACGTAACCAGATGGTAATGGTTAACCGACACCAGGATGCTGATCAAATTGTCAACCAACATCGACAAGAAGACCTCTCggtggaaaataatttgacaactattgtcgaaaAGATTATGGCTAGAAATGGCATGGGTGCTACGTTACAAAGACCATTATACGCTTCCCCGTTGGCTGAATTTATTCTCCAAGCTGAGGCGCCTAGGGGGATGAAAGTGCCTAAGTACACTAAATTTGGGGGAGAGTCTGGTGAATCGACAATAGAGCACGTCGCCAGATACTTAACAGAGTCAGGGGATCTAGCTCATAATAAATGTTTAAGAGTAAAAAACTTCCCCTCCTCTCTGACCaaggctgccttcacatggtttacTTCGTTGGCCCCAAGTTCAATCGACTCATGGGCTAAATTAGAAAcgaagttccatgaaca GTCCTTAAAAGCTAGGTGCTTTACGCAAGTGCCAGAACATGAACTAGTTCAAATGGCCGCAGGAggtttagattattccattaggaagaagaTAGATCCAACTTTTGTGAAAAGTGTGTCACAACTGGCTGACAGAGTCCGGCATCTAGAACGACTAAGGCTAGAAAAGGTTAGGCACAATAAGTCTAAGAAAGAAAAAGTAGCGTTTGTCGAATACGACGCGACAGACCCAATACGTGAGGCCGATTATGCTTCATCGACAGAATTAGAAATCGACGTGGCTGAACTAAAGCCAGGGTCCGCCTATGAGTGTCGATCATTGCTGTCTGCGCAAGGAAAAAAATCCTGTTGA